A genomic window from Pygocentrus nattereri isolate fPygNat1 chromosome 22, fPygNat1.pri, whole genome shotgun sequence includes:
- the LOC108417209 gene encoding uncharacterized protein LOC108417209 isoform X2, which yields MERSSAVLITLMCALISSISGIVVEMRVKPGDDVTVYCDCAWQSGIKIVWVIKPSDEHQPPLFHLTEDSTLPQYSRVWNKSKATYDLLVKNITGSELGLYYCALHEIKIFRNEMGERVKEDIYLDGNRTTFLSFQDTTVPCANLSETPSTPPVSDCSVCWKLLVSVCPVCVLLSSVVSSICVYCICTTRTKADHEADQQRNISMRKHDEVGNDVCYASLDVPSGHKKRLKTRTVESSDFCTYSQVKI from the exons GTGCTTTGATCTCCAGTATCTCTGGAATAGTTGTGGAGATGAGAGTTAAACCAGGAGACGATGTGACCGTCTACTGTGACTGTGCTTGGCAGAGTGGAATTAAAATAGTATGGGTGATAAAACCCTCAGACGAGCATCAACCTCCTCTCTTTCATTTAACCGAGGACTCGACACTTCCACAATACTCTCGTGTTTGGAACAAATCCAAGGCGACATACGATCTGCTGGTGAAGAACATCACTGGATCAGAACTTGGCTTGTACTACTGCGCTCTACATGAGATCAAGATTTTTAGAAATGAGATGGGAGAAAGAGTAAAAGAGGATATTTATCTTGATGGGAACAGAACCACTTTCCTCTCTTTCCAGG aCACAACGGTTCCTTGTGCCAATCTCTCCGAaaccccctccacccctcctGTATCAGACTGTAGTGTCTGCTGGAAGctgctggtcagtgtgtgtcctgtgtgtgttctcctctcctcagtGGTCTCCTCCATCTGTGTGTACTGCATCTGCACCACCAGAACTAAAG CTGATCATGAAGCAGACCAGCAAAGGAATATCAGCATGAGAAAACATGATGAG GTTGGAAATGATGTTTGCTATGCTTCATTGGACGTCCCGAGTGGTCATAAGAAACGACTGAAGACGAGGACAGTTGAAAGCTCTGATTTCTGCACATATTCTCAGGTTAAAATTTGA